From Haliaeetus albicilla chromosome 31, bHalAlb1.1, whole genome shotgun sequence, one genomic window encodes:
- the LOC138683106 gene encoding NF-kappa-B inhibitor delta-like, with amino-acid sequence MRPQRGGRPPASPPQTVKQLLKVLRQQQSGGGGRPPVSAPPTPTPTHGGPWPGPPLVPPNPCGAPPVPHGGPGGAYGGGAPNLGGCQAAAPFAPPGPPWPQPLAPGGDLGGTLGGLTPDLEPDPEPDPGELAAARAAVRAMDPRELLRQDEEGDTLLHVLCARGLRAPARAAAEAFKALGQLELREHRGKTPLLVAAAAAAGGVVGDLVALGADPDAADHRGRTALHLAATYGLPRVLQAMMSSGVPVNVEARNFEGQTPLHCAVLSHNASLRAGGNPGGVSGGGPPISTPQDRLLCVELLLRMGADCGSQDMKSSQTVLHLAVRGGNLALTHLLLRQPGVAPRLVNVKAHGNTPLHMAAALPGGPSQEPLVRLLLAWGADPGARNLEHDLPHSLLPPGPPGDQLRLLLKSRRGARRPSPTS; translated from the exons ATGCGACCCCAGAGAG gaggtCGCCCCCCCGCGTCCCCCCCCCAGACGGTGAAGCAGCTCCTGAAGGTGCTGAGACAGCAGCAgagcgggggaggggggagaccCCCGGTaagtgccccccccacccccacccccacccatggggg CCCCTGGCCCGGACCCCCCCTCGTGCCCCCCAACCCCTGTGGGGCCCCCCCTGTGCCCCACGGCGGCCCGGGGGGGGCTTATGGGGGAGGAGCCCCCAACTTGGGGGGCTGTCAG GCCGCGGCCCCCTttgcccccccaggccccccctgGCCCCAGCCGCTGGCTCCagggggggacttggggggcACCCTGGGGGGGTTGACCCCTGACCTCGAGCCTGACCCCGAACCTGACCCCGGGGAGTTggccgccgcccgcgccgccgTCCGTGCCATGGACCCCCGGGAACTCCTGCGGCAGGACGAGGAGGGCGACAC gttaCTGCACGTGCTGTGTGCGCGGGGGCTGCGGGCCCCGGCCCGGGCGGCCGCCGAAGCCTTCAAGGCGTTGGGGCAACTGGAGTTGCGCGAACATCGCGGGAAg acaccgctgctggtggcggcggcggcggcggccgggggggtggtgggggacCTGGTGGCGCTGGGGGCCGACCCCGACGCCGCCGACCATCGGGGCCGGACGGCGCTGCACCTCGCCGCCACCTACGGGCTCCCCCGCGTCCTCCAG GCCATGATGTCATCGGGGGTCCCCGTGAACGTGGAGGCCAGAAACTTCGAAG GCCAGACTCCTCTGCACTGCGCCGTCCTATCCCATAATGCCTCCTTGCGAGCGGGGGGGAACCCCGGGGGGGTttctggggggggtcccccaatTTCGACCCCCCAAGACCGGCTCCTCTGCGTCGAGTTGTTGCTGCGTATGGGGGCCGACTGCGGCAGCCag gACATGAAGAGCAGCCAGACCGTCTTGCACTTGGCCGTGAGGGGGGGGAACTTGGCCTTGACCCACCTCCTCCTGCGCCAACCCGGGGTGGCCCCCCGCCTCGTTAACGTGAAG gccCACGGCAACACCCCCCTGCACATGGCGGCGGCTTTACCGGGGGGGCCGAGCCAGGAACCCCTCGTCCGCCTTCTCCTGGCCTGGGGGGCCGACCCCGGCGCCCGCAACCTGGAACACGACCTGCCCCACAGCCTCctgccccccggcccccccggaGACCAG
- the LOC138683095 gene encoding LOW QUALITY PROTEIN: DNA-directed RNA polymerase II subunit RPB1-like (The sequence of the model RefSeq protein was modified relative to this genomic sequence to represent the inferred CDS: deleted 2 bases in 1 codon; substituted 1 base at 1 genomic stop codon) yields the protein VSPIVPSISPIVPSTPHCPQYPPTVPSIPPTVPTPLSPLSPHCPQYPPHCPQYPPHYAQYPPIFPNIVPSSPVSAPLSPVSPHCPQFPPHYPVXAPLSPVSSPLSPVSPHCPHCPPTVPSIPPIVPNFHPIIPSMSPIVPSISPIVPSILPTVPSIPPLFPVSPPLSPVSPPLSPVSSHCPQYPPIVPSIPHSPLSPVSAPLSPVSSPLSPVSPHCPHCPPIVPSIPPTVPSIPPLSPV from the exons GTATCGCCCATTGTGCCCAGTATCAGCCCCATTGTCCCCAGTAccccccactgtccccagtatccccccactgtccccagtatccccccCACTGTTCCCA CCCCATTGTCCCCACTGTCCCCCCATTGTCCCCAATATCccccccactgtccccagtatccccccCATTATGCCCAGTACCCCCCTATTTTCCCCAATATTGTCCCATCGTCCCCAGTATCAGCCCCACtgtccccagtatccccccATTGTCCCCAATTTCCACCCCATTAT CCAGTATGAGCCCCATTGTCCCCAGTATcctccccactgtccccagtatccccccACTGTCCCCACTGTCCCCCCACTGTTCCCAGTATCCCCCCCATTGTCCCCAATTTCCACCCCATTATCCCCAGTATGAGCCCCATTGTCCCCAGTATCAGCCCCATTGTCCCCAGTATcctccccactgtccccagtatccccccATTGTTCCCAGTATCccccccactgtccccagtatcccccccactgtccccagtATCCTCCCACtgtccccagtatccccccattgtccccagtatcccccatt CCCCATTGTCCCCAGTATCAGCCCCATTGTCCCCAGTATcctccccactgtccccagtatccccccACTGTCCCCACTGTCCCCCCATTGTTCCCAGTATCccccccactgtccccagtatccccccactgtccccagta